Proteins encoded together in one Mycobacterium simiae window:
- a CDS encoding type I polyketide synthase produces MTSLAERAAQMSPKAREVLARELVRAGTAFPTDVAEPIAVVGIGCRLPGSVVGPDSFWQLLMDGRDAVDVVPAQRWDADAFYDPDPQAPGRMTTKWGGFVDDVAGFDADFFGITPREAEAMDPQQRILLEVAWEALEHAGLPPDSLNGTRTAAIMGLSAWDYTIVNLERRADIDAYMSTGNPHSAAVGRISYLLGLRGPAVAVDTACSSSLVALHLACQNLRLRESDVALAGGVQLMLSPFTSIALSKWSALSPTGRCKTFDALADGFVRSEGCGVVVLKRLAEAIRDGDRVLSVIRGSAINQDGRSNGMTAPNAAAQRDVISTALRLAGTTADSVNYVETHGTGTILGDPIEFEALAATYGSAHGSGDVRCALGSVKTNIGHLEAAAGITGFIKATLAVSRGQIPPNLHFTRWNPAIDPASTRLFVPTEATRWPAGVRRAAVSSFGLSGTNAHVVLEQAPEPTPESLSANTSESRVSTLVVSGKTPQRAGALATHLAEWLEGPGATTSLADAAQTLNHRRPRHAKTAAVVARDHADAVAGLRALAAGRPGPAVSAYRDGFTGPGTVFVYSGQGSQWAGMGRRLLADEPAFATAVDELEPDFVAHTGFSLRQTLTDGAEITGIDRVQPVLVGVQLALTALWRGYGVTPDAVVGHSMGEVSAAVVAGALTPADGLRVIATRSRLMAQLAGQGAMALLELDAEAATVLIADYPQVTLAVHASPRQSVVAGPPDAVDAVIAQVAAQNRLARRIEVDVASHHPIIDPVLPQLRSALADLTPLPMAIPMISTTDEQPQRTVDADYWADNLRNPVRFHQAITTAAARYHTFIEISSHPVLTHAIDDTLADMPIRARCRTIGTLQRDTDDTIVFHTQLATVGKLPAADAGRPLADLPLTPWQHTQFWVADRSASSDSVDTHPLLGTHVEVPSSHDHVWQADVGTDVCPWLADHRVFGQAIMPAAGFAEIALAAASEALGKPVDAVVINQLEVEQMLPLDAHTRLTTQLTRGADDKTRIEVYSRTPAGFTRHATAKAAVSQPDRAAHQEPPGTRDHPVSPADLYAALRSTGQHHGPAFAALTQIHRQPDSSVDVEIVLPDGAPRHPGYRIHPVLLDAALQSLVAAMPDSQDEIGVTGAAAEISYLPVSFESIRVYGDPGRRAHCRARLMNLDEGGAGKLGKLTLTDDAGNVTAEINDLYLRRVERRSAPVPLAQKVFDTSWVEAPVTPAVSEAPGSWLVLTGAGADAEVFAQRWRSPARRVLTADLYDEAAVLAAFAETSGDPERPPVGVVAFVDDGPADTPSLTDAGLARARDSVWAVSTVARAILGGWHGRSPRLWLATPGGLAVHDEPGRPAIGALRGLVRVLAYEHPDLRTTLVDLDTAGDPTAALAAELQSADVATAFDDIIAWREGRRYAERLRRAALGEPVRDTVVAPGGSYIVTGGLGGLGLVFARWLVDAGAGRVVLNGRGEPSDEQRTVLAELENRAEIAMVCGDIAAAGVAERLVTAAEDGDRRLRGIVHGAAVIDDSLVLSMSRESFERVWSPKAAGALRLHQASTGRELDWWVGFSTTASLLGSAGQGAYACASAWLDALVGWRCAAGMPAAVINWGPWSEVGVAQSLVGSPLDPISPAEGIAAMEALLATDRCRTGVTRLRADRAMVAFPEIRHLGYFANVVAELDLDDYGGDWAGPGALGELEPGQARAAVRERLCSRIAGVMGYADRSAIDTGTPLTELGMDSLMAVRIRNTTRADFGIEPPVAMILQGATLHDLTVEVIRQLGLAEPEQSPERGNAVRDRAQQRAAARHGAAMRRKRGQ; encoded by the coding sequence ATGACGAGTCTTGCCGAGCGCGCGGCGCAGATGTCACCCAAGGCGCGCGAGGTCCTGGCACGCGAATTGGTACGGGCGGGGACGGCGTTTCCCACCGACGTTGCCGAACCGATCGCGGTGGTCGGCATCGGCTGCCGGTTACCGGGCAGTGTGGTTGGGCCGGACAGCTTTTGGCAGTTGTTGATGGACGGCCGCGACGCCGTCGACGTGGTGCCGGCCCAACGGTGGGACGCCGACGCGTTCTACGACCCCGACCCGCAGGCGCCGGGGCGGATGACCACCAAATGGGGGGGCTTCGTCGACGACGTCGCCGGGTTCGACGCCGACTTCTTCGGCATCACCCCGCGGGAAGCCGAGGCGATGGACCCCCAGCAGCGGATCCTGCTCGAAGTCGCCTGGGAGGCACTCGAACACGCCGGGCTGCCGCCCGATTCGCTGAACGGCACCCGCACCGCGGCGATCATGGGCCTGTCGGCGTGGGACTACACGATCGTCAACCTGGAGCGTCGCGCCGACATCGACGCGTACATGTCCACCGGCAACCCGCACAGCGCCGCGGTGGGACGGATCTCGTATCTGCTCGGGCTGCGCGGGCCGGCGGTCGCCGTCGACACCGCGTGCTCGTCGTCGTTGGTGGCGCTACACCTGGCATGTCAGAACCTGCGTCTGCGCGAAAGCGACGTGGCGCTGGCCGGCGGGGTGCAGTTGATGCTGTCGCCGTTCACCAGCATCGCGCTGTCCAAATGGTCGGCGCTGTCACCGACGGGGCGCTGCAAGACGTTTGACGCCCTGGCCGACGGGTTCGTGCGCAGCGAGGGCTGCGGCGTTGTGGTGCTCAAGCGCCTGGCCGAGGCCATCCGCGACGGCGATCGGGTGCTGTCGGTGATCCGCGGTTCGGCGATCAACCAGGACGGCCGATCCAACGGCATGACCGCCCCGAACGCCGCCGCGCAGCGCGACGTGATCAGCACCGCGCTGCGCCTGGCCGGCACCACCGCCGACAGCGTGAACTACGTCGAAACCCACGGCACCGGAACGATCTTGGGCGACCCGATCGAATTCGAAGCGCTGGCCGCGACCTACGGATCGGCGCACGGGTCCGGCGATGTCAGGTGCGCGCTGGGATCGGTGAAGACCAACATCGGCCACCTGGAGGCCGCGGCCGGGATCACCGGGTTCATCAAGGCGACGCTGGCCGTCAGCCGCGGGCAGATTCCGCCGAACCTGCACTTCACTCGGTGGAATCCGGCCATCGACCCGGCGTCGACCCGGCTGTTCGTCCCCACCGAGGCCACCCGCTGGCCCGCGGGCGTGCGGCGCGCGGCCGTGTCGTCGTTCGGTCTCAGCGGCACCAACGCGCACGTGGTATTGGAGCAGGCACCGGAGCCCACACCGGAGTCGTTGTCGGCCAACACATCCGAGAGTCGAGTGTCCACGCTGGTGGTGTCCGGCAAGACACCGCAGCGGGCCGGCGCGCTGGCGACCCACCTGGCCGAGTGGCTGGAAGGGCCGGGCGCCACCACGTCATTGGCCGATGCGGCCCAGACGCTGAATCATCGTCGGCCCCGCCACGCCAAGACCGCGGCGGTGGTCGCGCGGGATCACGCGGACGCGGTCGCGGGCCTGCGGGCGCTGGCCGCCGGCCGGCCCGGCCCGGCGGTCTCGGCGTACCGGGACGGCTTCACCGGGCCGGGAACGGTGTTCGTCTACTCCGGGCAGGGCTCGCAGTGGGCCGGCATGGGTCGGCGGTTGTTGGCCGATGAGCCGGCCTTTGCCACGGCCGTCGACGAACTCGAGCCCGATTTCGTTGCCCACACCGGTTTTTCGCTACGGCAAACCCTCACCGATGGCGCCGAAATAACCGGCATCGACCGCGTTCAGCCGGTGCTGGTCGGCGTGCAGCTCGCGCTCACCGCGCTGTGGCGCGGGTACGGCGTGACGCCCGACGCGGTAGTGGGTCATTCGATGGGCGAAGTCTCGGCCGCCGTGGTGGCCGGCGCGCTGACTCCCGCCGACGGCCTGCGGGTGATCGCCACCCGCTCCCGATTGATGGCCCAACTGGCCGGGCAGGGCGCAATGGCGCTGCTGGAACTCGACGCCGAGGCCGCCACCGTGCTGATCGCCGACTACCCGCAGGTGACGCTGGCCGTGCATGCCTCCCCGCGCCAATCCGTGGTCGCCGGCCCGCCGGACGCGGTGGATGCGGTGATCGCGCAAGTGGCCGCGCAAAACCGGTTGGCCCGCCGCATCGAGGTGGACGTCGCCTCCCATCACCCCATCATCGACCCGGTGCTGCCGCAATTGCGTTCCGCGCTCGCCGATCTGACCCCGCTGCCGATGGCCATTCCGATGATCAGCACCACCGATGAGCAACCTCAGCGCACCGTGGACGCCGACTATTGGGCCGACAACCTGCGCAACCCGGTGCGCTTCCACCAGGCCATCACGACCGCGGCTGCGCGGTATCACACCTTCATCGAGATCAGCTCGCACCCGGTGCTGACCCACGCCATCGACGACACCCTCGCCGACATGCCGATCCGGGCCCGGTGCCGGACCATCGGCACGCTGCAGCGCGACACCGACGACACGATCGTCTTCCACACCCAACTCGCCACGGTCGGCAAACTGCCCGCGGCCGACGCCGGGCGCCCGCTGGCCGACCTCCCGCTGACCCCGTGGCAGCACACCCAGTTCTGGGTGGCGGACCGGTCGGCGAGCTCGGACTCGGTGGACACGCACCCGCTGCTGGGCACGCACGTCGAGGTTCCCTCCAGCCACGACCACGTGTGGCAGGCCGATGTCGGCACCGACGTGTGCCCGTGGCTGGCCGACCACAGGGTGTTCGGTCAGGCCATCATGCCGGCCGCCGGGTTCGCCGAGATCGCCTTGGCCGCGGCCAGTGAGGCGTTGGGAAAGCCGGTCGATGCGGTGGTGATCAATCAGCTCGAGGTCGAGCAGATGCTCCCGCTCGACGCGCACACCCGGCTGACAACGCAGCTGACCCGCGGCGCCGACGACAAGACCCGCATCGAGGTGTATTCCCGCACCCCGGCCGGCTTTACCCGACACGCGACGGCCAAAGCCGCGGTGTCTCAGCCGGATCGCGCAGCGCACCAGGAGCCGCCCGGCACCCGCGACCACCCCGTGTCCCCGGCCGACCTGTACGCCGCGCTCCGCTCGACCGGCCAGCATCACGGCCCGGCCTTCGCCGCGCTGACCCAAATCCATCGGCAGCCCGACAGTTCGGTGGACGTCGAGATCGTCCTGCCCGACGGGGCGCCCCGGCATCCCGGCTACCGCATCCACCCCGTACTGCTCGACGCCGCCCTACAGAGTCTGGTCGCGGCGATGCCGGACTCCCAGGACGAGATCGGGGTGACCGGCGCTGCAGCCGAGATCAGTTATCTTCCAGTATCATTCGAGTCAATCCGGGTATACGGGGATCCCGGCCGGCGCGCCCACTGCCGGGCCCGGCTGATGAATCTCGACGAGGGCGGTGCCGGCAAGCTCGGCAAGCTCACCCTGACCGACGACGCCGGAAACGTCACCGCCGAGATCAACGACCTGTACTTGCGGCGGGTGGAACGACGCAGCGCGCCGGTACCGTTGGCGCAGAAGGTCTTCGACACCAGCTGGGTCGAGGCACCGGTTACCCCGGCGGTGTCCGAGGCCCCGGGCAGCTGGCTGGTGCTCACCGGCGCCGGCGCCGACGCCGAGGTATTCGCGCAGCGGTGGCGTTCCCCGGCGCGCCGGGTGCTCACCGCCGACCTCTACGACGAGGCCGCCGTGCTGGCCGCATTCGCCGAAACCTCGGGTGATCCCGAACGCCCGCCCGTCGGCGTCGTCGCCTTCGTCGACGACGGACCCGCCGACACCCCGTCGCTCACCGACGCCGGTCTGGCCCGGGCCCGGGATTCGGTGTGGGCGGTCTCGACGGTCGCCCGGGCCATCCTCGGCGGCTGGCACGGCCGCTCCCCGCGGCTGTGGCTGGCCACCCCGGGCGGTCTCGCCGTACACGATGAACCCGGACGGCCCGCGATCGGCGCCCTGCGCGGCCTGGTCCGCGTCCTGGCCTACGAGCACCCCGACCTGCGCACCACCCTCGTCGACCTCGATACCGCCGGGGATCCGACCGCAGCCCTGGCCGCCGAACTCCAATCAGCGGATGTAGCAACCGCTTTCGACGACATCATCGCCTGGCGCGAGGGGCGACGGTACGCCGAACGGCTGCGCCGCGCCGCGCTCGGCGAACCGGTTCGCGACACCGTCGTCGCGCCGGGCGGGTCCTACATCGTCACCGGTGGTCTTGGCGGCCTCGGCCTGGTGTTCGCCCGGTGGCTCGTCGACGCCGGCGCCGGCCGCGTCGTGCTCAACGGACGCGGCGAGCCCTCCGACGAGCAGCGCACGGTGCTGGCGGAGCTGGAGAACCGCGCCGAGATCGCGATGGTCTGCGGCGACATCGCGGCCGCGGGCGTGGCCGAGCGGCTCGTCACGGCGGCCGAAGACGGGGATCGCCGGCTGCGGGGCATCGTGCACGGCGCCGCCGTGATCGACGACAGCCTGGTGCTGTCGATGAGCAGGGAGAGTTTCGAGCGGGTATGGAGTCCCAAGGCCGCCGGTGCGCTGCGGTTGCACCAGGCGAGCACCGGCCGGGAGCTGGACTGGTGGGTCGGATTCTCCACCACCGCCTCGCTGCTCGGGTCGGCCGGGCAGGGCGCCTACGCGTGCGCGAGCGCCTGGCTGGACGCGCTGGTGGGCTGGCGCTGCGCCGCCGGAATGCCTGCGGCGGTGATCAATTGGGGCCCGTGGTCGGAGGTGGGTGTGGCGCAGTCGTTGGTCGGCAGCCCGCTGGACCCGATCAGTCCGGCGGAGGGCATCGCGGCCATGGAGGCGCTGCTGGCCACCGATCGGTGCCGCACCGGCGTCACGCGGCTGCGCGCCGACCGGGCGATGGTGGCCTTCCCGGAGATCCGCCACCTCGGTTATTTCGCCAACGTGGTCGCCGAGCTCGACCTCGACGATTATGGCGGCGACTGGGCCGGACCGGGCGCGCTCGGCGAACTCGAGCCGGGACAGGCCCGGGCCGCGGTGCGAGAACGACTGTGCAGCCGGATCGCGGGGGTGATGGGCTACGCGGATCGGTCGGCGATCGACACCGGGACACCGCTGACCGAACTCGGCATGGATTCCTTGATGGCCGTGCGCATCCGCAACACCACCCGTGCGGATTTCGGTATCGAGCCACCGGTGGCGATGATTCTGCAAGGGGCGACGCTGCACGACCTCACGGTCGAGGTGATCCGCCAGCTCGGCCTCGCCGAGCCCGAACAGAGCCCCGAACGGGGTAACGCGGTTCGCGACCGGGCACAACAGCGCGCCGCGGCGCGCCACGGAGCCGCGATGCGGCGAAAGCGAGGACAGTAG
- a CDS encoding type I polyketide synthase encodes MSSTTDALPDTAIAVIGMAGRFPGANSVAAFWDNLRRGEESIATLSEDQLRAAGVGDEVLANPAYVPRAPLVDGIDEFDAEFFGFPPQFARMLDPQHRLFLQCAWHAFEDAGCDPAGFDGAIGVYGTCSPSGYLLHNLSSQHNAFMGTGLNFEQFNLFLQNDKDFLATRVSHQFDLRGPSLTVQTACSSSLVAVHLACQSLLSGECDMALAGGVSLSVPHQVGYWNSPGSMVSAVGHCRPFDVRADGTVFGSGVGIVVLRPLQAALDAGDRIHAVIRGSAINNDGSAKMGYAAPNPAAQADVIAEAHAVAGVDAATVSYVETHGTGTPLGDPIEVQGLKNAFAVSDTVRPGPCVLGSVKSNIGHLEVAAGVVGLIKTILCLQHQAIPGTLHYTSPNPELRLDETPFTVRSSYSHWEWDGVRRAGVSSFGVGGTNAHVVLEEAPGVVAQTGPSGPQVLLLSARTRAALDESRTALADVLAAPDGPELSDVAFTLAGRRKHPVTAAVVVHDREHAASVLRAAEHDNVFVGESCGAGHLKDESASERVVFMFPGQGAQHLGMARGLYDTAPVFALHFDACVAGFRTEMGIDLHAEIFGDASTDLERIDRSQPALFTVEYALGRLLETYGVRAGAYIGYSTGEYIAATLAGVFDVQTAIKLVGLRARLMHESPAGSMVAVALGPDDIAPYLSEFAAQGVELSAVNDPGNCVVAGPNDAIRAFTQRLRAANITARRVRATHAFHSSAMNAMAAEFGQFLSSVELRPPTTPLLSNLTGTWMTDEQVSDPGTWARQISSTIRFADELDVLLRDPDRILVEVGPGGSLTGSAMRHPKWSSTHRAVRLMRHPIQNVDDRDTFLLGLGQLWAAGVPVDWTAATGPKRHIVSLPGYSFARDRHWVDPQPVNGTGRAAEMQLVADVSRNGNGNGHAGVSGQSHTETVLRQIWMQCLGLNSVGRTDNFFDLGGDSLIAIGIATNASNAGLDVSPQDLYANPTLVALAAHVDAKYALGGLAKPPEPTAHPPIPPNIAHFLEDGLRDTGRWRLPLILRLDPAVGLDDVRCVLTALTTHHDALRLTFVERAGVWEQQIGPAQEFAALSSRELPDSGPDSNCDPDAHRTAIHDTVADLTAHGELTAPLTAVYVVDPHGARYLVLSLHEAVADTASREILISDLFTAFTQRLAGEDISLPPGTTSWRDWSLRCAALAAHPTVLDTRDHWLQTARQATVRPASTDVAGPPHADDLTKVSTALTVEQTSELDDARRVLGSSVEELLLAALGRTLAETVGAGVVAVDVEGQGRSVLRPDVDLRRTIGQFTTIYPIALPCATSAQARAGELLEAIHDVLGAVPHYGVGYGLLRRLCAPTARLLAAAGAADVHFRYAGAIPHVPAMDAAVQFDSDAASVLAPVRDTIPGLGHAVEFRVYRYAGVLHLDWWYDTRRVADTRADALARRFPSALRDLIAEALAARPEDDSASQPVELALVDLSALDAG; translated from the coding sequence ATGAGCAGCACCACAGACGCTTTGCCGGACACCGCTATTGCGGTGATCGGCATGGCCGGCCGCTTCCCCGGTGCCAACAGTGTCGCGGCGTTCTGGGACAACCTTCGCCGCGGTGAGGAATCGATCGCCACGCTGTCCGAAGACCAGCTGCGGGCGGCCGGGGTCGGCGACGAGGTGCTGGCCAACCCGGCCTACGTTCCGCGCGCCCCGCTCGTGGACGGCATCGACGAGTTCGACGCCGAATTCTTCGGCTTCCCACCACAGTTCGCCCGGATGCTAGACCCGCAGCACCGACTGTTCCTGCAGTGCGCGTGGCACGCGTTCGAGGATGCCGGCTGTGATCCGGCCGGGTTCGACGGCGCCATCGGCGTCTACGGAACCTGCTCCCCCAGCGGCTATCTGCTACACAACCTGTCGTCACAACACAACGCCTTCATGGGCACCGGACTCAACTTCGAACAGTTCAACCTGTTTTTGCAGAACGACAAGGATTTCCTGGCCACTCGGGTCTCGCACCAGTTCGATCTGCGCGGCCCGAGCCTCACCGTGCAAACCGCGTGCTCGTCGTCGCTGGTCGCGGTGCATCTAGCCTGCCAAAGCCTGTTGAGCGGGGAATGCGACATGGCCCTGGCCGGCGGGGTGTCGCTGTCGGTTCCACACCAGGTCGGGTATTGGAACTCACCGGGATCGATGGTGTCGGCCGTTGGGCACTGCCGGCCGTTCGACGTTCGCGCCGACGGCACGGTGTTCGGTAGCGGGGTGGGCATCGTGGTGCTCCGGCCGTTGCAGGCCGCGCTGGACGCCGGGGACCGCATTCACGCCGTGATCCGCGGATCGGCGATCAACAACGACGGCTCGGCGAAAATGGGCTACGCGGCGCCGAATCCGGCTGCCCAGGCCGACGTCATCGCCGAGGCACATGCGGTGGCGGGTGTCGATGCCGCGACCGTGAGCTATGTCGAGACGCACGGCACCGGCACACCGCTGGGCGATCCCATCGAGGTCCAGGGCTTGAAGAACGCGTTCGCCGTTTCCGACACGGTCCGGCCGGGCCCGTGTGTCCTGGGGTCGGTGAAGTCGAACATCGGCCACCTGGAGGTGGCCGCCGGGGTGGTGGGCCTGATCAAGACGATCCTGTGCCTGCAACACCAGGCGATTCCCGGAACGCTGCACTACACCAGCCCGAACCCGGAGCTGCGCCTCGACGAGACCCCGTTCACCGTGCGGAGCAGCTACTCCCACTGGGAGTGGGACGGCGTGCGCCGGGCCGGGGTCAGTTCGTTCGGCGTGGGCGGCACCAACGCGCACGTCGTACTGGAAGAGGCGCCAGGGGTTGTCGCGCAGACCGGTCCGAGCGGGCCTCAGGTGCTGCTGTTGTCGGCGCGGACCCGTGCGGCGCTGGACGAATCCCGCACGGCCCTGGCCGACGTGCTGGCCGCGCCGGATGGACCGGAGCTTTCCGACGTCGCCTTCACCCTGGCCGGGCGCCGCAAGCACCCCGTCACCGCCGCCGTCGTGGTGCACGACCGCGAGCATGCCGCGAGCGTGCTGCGCGCCGCCGAGCACGACAACGTCTTCGTCGGGGAATCGTGCGGCGCTGGCCACCTTAAGGATGAATCCGCTTCGGAGCGTGTGGTTTTCATGTTCCCCGGTCAGGGTGCTCAGCACCTGGGCATGGCACGCGGCCTCTACGACACCGCGCCGGTCTTCGCCCTGCATTTCGACGCCTGCGTCGCGGGCTTCCGCACCGAGATGGGGATCGACTTGCATGCGGAGATATTCGGCGACGCCAGCACCGATCTGGAACGCATCGATCGTTCCCAGCCCGCGCTGTTCACGGTGGAGTACGCGCTGGGCCGGCTGCTCGAGACCTACGGCGTCCGGGCCGGGGCGTACATCGGGTACAGCACCGGCGAATACATTGCCGCCACCCTGGCCGGCGTCTTCGATGTGCAGACCGCGATCAAGCTGGTGGGCCTGCGCGCGCGTCTGATGCATGAATCCCCGGCCGGTTCGATGGTCGCCGTCGCGCTGGGGCCCGACGACATCGCCCCGTACCTGTCCGAATTCGCGGCCCAGGGCGTCGAATTGTCCGCGGTGAACGACCCGGGCAACTGCGTCGTCGCTGGGCCGAACGACGCGATCCGCGCGTTCACCCAACGCCTGCGCGCCGCGAACATCACCGCACGGCGGGTGCGCGCGACGCACGCATTTCATTCCAGCGCAATGAATGCGATGGCGGCCGAGTTCGGTCAATTCCTGTCCAGCGTCGAGCTGCGGCCGCCGACCACGCCGCTGCTGTCCAACCTCACCGGCACCTGGATGACCGATGAGCAGGTCAGCGATCCCGGCACCTGGGCGCGCCAGATCAGCTCCACGATCCGGTTCGCCGACGAACTCGACGTGCTACTGCGCGATCCGGACCGGATCTTGGTCGAGGTCGGCCCCGGCGGCAGCCTCACTGGTTCGGCGATGCGTCACCCCAAGTGGTCGAGCACGCACCGCGCGGTTCGGCTGATGCGGCACCCGATTCAGAACGTCGACGACCGGGACACCTTCCTGCTCGGCCTCGGCCAATTGTGGGCGGCCGGTGTGCCGGTCGATTGGACAGCGGCGACCGGGCCCAAGCGCCACATCGTGTCGTTACCCGGTTATTCCTTTGCCCGCGACCGGCATTGGGTTGACCCGCAGCCGGTCAACGGGACCGGCCGGGCCGCCGAGATGCAGTTGGTGGCCGATGTGTCCAGGAACGGCAACGGCAACGGCCATGCCGGGGTCTCCGGGCAGTCGCACACCGAGACGGTGCTGCGCCAGATCTGGATGCAGTGCCTGGGCCTGAACTCCGTCGGCCGCACGGACAACTTCTTCGACCTCGGCGGCGACTCCCTGATCGCGATCGGGATCGCGACCAACGCCAGCAACGCGGGTCTGGACGTCAGCCCGCAGGACCTCTACGCGAACCCGACCCTGGTCGCCCTGGCGGCCCACGTGGATGCGAAGTACGCCTTGGGCGGCTTGGCGAAACCGCCCGAGCCGACGGCACATCCGCCGATTCCGCCGAACATCGCGCACTTCCTCGAGGACGGACTGCGCGACACCGGACGCTGGCGGTTGCCGCTGATCCTGCGCCTCGACCCGGCGGTGGGCCTCGACGACGTCCGCTGTGTGCTCACCGCGCTGACCACCCACCATGACGCCTTGCGCCTGACGTTCGTCGAGCGCGCCGGGGTGTGGGAGCAGCAGATCGGGCCGGCACAGGAATTCGCGGCGCTGTCGTCGCGCGAGCTGCCCGACTCAGGCCCCGACTCAAATTGCGACCCCGACGCGCACCGGACGGCGATCCACGACACCGTCGCCGACCTGACCGCCCACGGTGAGCTGACCGCACCGTTGACCGCGGTCTACGTCGTGGACCCGCACGGTGCGCGCTATCTGGTGCTGTCCCTGCACGAGGCCGTCGCCGACACCGCGTCGCGGGAGATCCTGATCTCCGACCTGTTCACCGCATTCACCCAACGCCTTGCCGGAGAGGACATTTCGCTGCCCCCCGGCACCACCTCATGGCGGGACTGGTCGCTGCGCTGCGCGGCGCTCGCGGCGCATCCGACCGTCCTGGACACCCGCGACCACTGGCTGCAGACCGCACGGCAGGCGACCGTGCGACCGGCGTCCACCGACGTCGCCGGCCCGCCCCACGCCGACGATCTGACCAAGGTGTCGACGGCGCTGACCGTCGAGCAGACCTCCGAACTCGACGACGCCCGCCGAGTGCTCGGATCCTCGGTCGAGGAGCTGCTGCTCGCGGCGCTCGGCCGGACCCTCGCCGAAACCGTCGGCGCCGGGGTGGTGGCCGTCGACGTGGAAGGGCAAGGCCGCTCGGTGCTGCGACCGGACGTCGACCTGCGCCGCACGATCGGGCAGTTCACCACGATCTATCCGATCGCGCTGCCGTGCGCCACGAGTGCACAGGCCCGGGCCGGCGAACTGCTGGAAGCCATCCACGACGTCCTCGGCGCCGTGCCACATTACGGCGTCGGATACGGGTTGCTGCGCCGCCTCTGTGCGCCCACAGCCCGGCTCTTGGCGGCCGCGGGCGCGGCGGATGTGCACTTCCGCTACGCCGGTGCGATCCCGCACGTGCCGGCCATGGACGCCGCCGTGCAGTTCGACTCCGATGCGGCGTCGGTGCTCGCGCCGGTGCGCGACACGATCCCGGGACTGGGCCATGCCGTCGAGTTCCGGGTGTACCGCTATGCCGGGGTGTTGCACCTGGATTGGTGGTACGACACCCGCCGGGTGGCCGACACGCGGGCCGACGCACTGGCCCGGCGGTTCCCGAGCGCACTGCGCGACCTGATCGCCGAGGCCCTCGCCGCGCGGCCCGAGGACGACTCGGCTTCGCAGCCCGTCGAGCTGGCGCTGGTGGACCTCTCGGCCCTGGATGCGGGTTGA
- a CDS encoding ATP-binding cassette domain-containing protein, with amino-acid sequence MVKAHKGFDKAVIVDKVRKTFGDFVALHEVSFDVGRGEVLGLLGPNGAGKTTLVDILSTLSRPDSGRAVVAGYDVVSEPAGVRRSIMLTGQQVAIDDMLTGSENLVMFGRLFGLGKSAARARAKELIDEFDLAYAADRRVKTYSGGMRRRIDIACGLVVRPQVVFLDEPTTGLDPRSRQSIWDLVGKFQELGIATLLTTQYLEEADALADRIVVIDHGRVIAAGTADQLKERTGGSYCEIVPRNLGDLAVIAETLGSLVPDKVRAALTPESDRIAIPAPEGANTLIDAVGRLAAANIAVADVALRRPSLDDVFLALTDDSPRTRTPVATQAAG; translated from the coding sequence ATGGTAAAGGCGCACAAGGGTTTCGATAAGGCCGTCATTGTCGACAAGGTTCGCAAGACGTTCGGCGATTTCGTGGCGCTGCACGAGGTCAGCTTCGACGTCGGCCGCGGCGAGGTGCTCGGGCTGCTCGGCCCGAACGGCGCGGGCAAGACCACGCTCGTCGACATCCTCTCCACGCTGAGCCGGCCGGACAGCGGCCGGGCGGTGGTCGCGGGTTATGACGTCGTTTCCGAACCGGCCGGAGTGCGGCGTTCGATCATGCTCACCGGACAGCAAGTGGCGATCGACGACATGCTCACCGGCAGCGAAAACCTGGTGATGTTCGGTCGGCTGTTCGGATTGGGTAAGTCGGCGGCGCGCGCCCGCGCCAAGGAACTTATCGACGAATTCGACCTGGCCTACGCCGCCGACCGGCGGGTAAAGACCTACTCGGGCGGCATGCGCCGACGCATCGACATCGCCTGCGGTCTGGTGGTGCGCCCCCAGGTGGTGTTTTTAGACGAACCCACCACCGGCCTGGATCCCCGTAGCCGGCAAAGCATTTGGGACCTGGTCGGCAAGTTCCAGGAGCTGGGCATTGCGACGTTGCTGACCACTCAGTATCTCGAAGAGGCCGATGCGTTGGCCGACCGGATCGTGGTGATCGACCACGGGCGGGTCATCGCGGCCGGCACCGCCGACCAGCTCAAGGAGCGCACGGGCGGCAGTTACTGCGAGATCGTGCCGCGCAACCTCGGGGATCTGGCGGTCATCGCTGAGACGCTCGGCTCGTTGGTGCCCGACAAGGTCAGGGCCGCCCTGACCCCCGAGTCGGACCGGATCGCCATACCCGCACCGGAGGGTGCCAACACGCTGATCGACGCTGTCGGCCGGCTGGCCGCCGCCAATATCGCCGTCGCCGACGTCGCCCTGCGGCGCCCTTCCCTCGACGACGTATTCCTCGCGCTGACCGACGATTCCCCGCGCACCCGCACCCCCGTCGCGACACAGGCCGCCGGGTGA